In one window of Candidatus Scalindua sp. DNA:
- a CDS encoding MBL fold metallo-hydrolase translates to MLEIQKLQVGPLASCCYIISSGGSPEAMVIDPGGDADQIIKLLDGKGLKLTIVINTHGHGDHIGANKELKRVFPESKICIHQDDAEMLTDPFKNLSLLGGVRYSSPPADRILSHRDKVIFDTYTFEIIHLPGHTPGGIGVYVDRSSDGEVPVLFSGDTLLEGGIGRTNLPGGSHNLIVQSITRCIFTLSEKTIVNPGHGSSTTVETEKGRLYFLENDL, encoded by the coding sequence ATGTTAGAAATTCAAAAATTACAAGTCGGTCCCTTAGCATCATGTTGTTACATTATCTCTTCCGGAGGATCGCCTGAAGCCATGGTGATTGATCCGGGGGGTGATGCCGATCAGATAATCAAACTCCTGGATGGAAAAGGGTTGAAACTAACTATTGTAATCAATACCCATGGCCATGGGGACCATATTGGTGCCAATAAGGAGTTAAAGAGGGTGTTTCCGGAATCCAAGATCTGCATCCATCAGGATGATGCGGAAATGCTGACAGATCCCTTTAAAAATCTTTCCCTTTTGGGTGGAGTGCGCTACTCTTCCCCGCCTGCAGATAGGATTCTGTCTCACCGTGATAAGGTAATATTTGATACCTATACCTTTGAAATAATACATCTTCCTGGCCATACACCGGGAGGAATAGGTGTTTACGTTGATCGATCAAGTGATGGTGAAGTACCCGTTCTTTTTTCGGGCGATACCCTTCTGGAGGGCGGTATTGGCAGAACCAACTTACCCGGTGGGAGCCATAACCTGATAGTTCAGTCCATAACTCGCTGCATATTTACCCTAAGCGAAAAAACGATTGTTAACCCGGGGCATGGTTCCTCTACAACGGTAGAAACTGAAAAGGGGAGATTGTATTTTCTTGAGAATGACCTCTGA
- the trxB gene encoding thioredoxin-disulfide reductase, with translation MTEKLVIIGSGPAAWTAAIYAARANMNPIVYEGEPSRAMVPGGQLMFTTEVENYPGFPSGVQGPDLMDLLRKQATNFQTRVHSADITSVDFGSHPFHLKSSDDKEVETLAVVIATGAMANWLNLPNEQRLAHSGGGVSACAICDGALPAYRDKVLAVVGGGDSAIEESIYLTKFASKVILIHRRDTLRASPIMQERARTNPKIEFKWNSIVTDVLGDKLISGVELQDTETKEVSSLNCGGLFIAIGHTPNVAFLNGQVKLDEKGFIATPTPWRTATSVEGVFAAGDVMDSYYKQAVTAAGTGCMSALEAERWLTTRGFA, from the coding sequence ATGACAGAAAAACTGGTAATCATAGGTTCTGGACCGGCAGCATGGACTGCTGCCATTTATGCGGCACGAGCAAACATGAACCCCATTGTTTACGAGGGTGAACCTTCACGTGCGATGGTTCCTGGTGGACAGCTCATGTTCACTACCGAAGTGGAGAATTACCCCGGGTTTCCTTCAGGGGTTCAGGGACCAGATCTTATGGATCTCCTTCGAAAACAGGCAACAAACTTTCAAACACGGGTCCATTCGGCGGATATTACATCTGTTGATTTCGGATCTCACCCCTTTCACCTGAAATCTTCAGATGATAAAGAAGTAGAGACGTTAGCCGTTGTTATTGCAACTGGCGCCATGGCAAACTGGCTCAATCTCCCTAACGAGCAGAGACTTGCACATTCCGGAGGAGGCGTGAGTGCATGCGCCATTTGTGACGGGGCTCTTCCCGCATATAGAGACAAGGTTCTTGCTGTTGTCGGTGGCGGTGACTCTGCAATAGAAGAGAGTATATATCTGACAAAATTTGCAAGTAAAGTCATTCTCATACATCGTCGTGATACACTCAGGGCAAGCCCCATAATGCAGGAACGTGCCAGAACAAACCCTAAAATAGAATTCAAATGGAACTCTATCGTCACTGATGTATTAGGGGACAAATTAATTTCCGGTGTCGAACTTCAGGATACGGAAACCAAAGAGGTGTCAAGCTTAAACTGCGGAGGCCTGTTTATAGCAATCGGCCATACCCCAAATGTAGCTTTTTTGAACGGCCAGGTCAAATTGGATGAGAAGGGCTTTATCGCAACTCCTACACCCTGGAGGACTGCAACAAGTGTTGAAGGTGTTTTTGCGGCCGGAGACGTTATGGACTCCTATTATAAGCAGGCCGTTACTGCTGCAGGTACAGGGTGTATGTCAGCTCTCGAAGCAGAAAGATGGCTTACGACCAGAGGCTTTGCTTAA
- a CDS encoding hybrid sensor histidine kinase/response regulator, whose amino-acid sequence MSEKPKILIVDDKVENLIALEKTLADLDAECVRAISGNDALALILDYEFGLALVDVQMPEMDGYETVELMHQNRETENLPVIFVSAVWQDDYHLIKGIEAGAVDFIAKPIVPEILRGKVRAFLKLYEQRKKIVAAMEVKSQFLSVVSHELRTPLTAIKESIRLVYSEVTGEINDEQKMFLEIAKRNVDRLARLINDVLDFQQLDANKMKFTMQENDINEVVSDINETMSSVADGKGLRLVVNLDKTLPRIQFDRDKILQVLTNVINNAVKFTEKGTITITTKGSGNIIRVSVEDTGRGIKKDDLPKLFKEFGQLATGKERETGSTGLGLVISREIIEKHNGRMWAESEYGQGSTFVFILPVNERRDERLLSSCVQD is encoded by the coding sequence ATGAGTGAAAAACCGAAAATACTCATTGTTGATGATAAGGTTGAAAATCTTATTGCTCTGGAGAAGACTCTGGCGGATCTCGATGCTGAGTGTGTACGTGCAATTTCCGGAAATGACGCGTTGGCATTGATACTGGACTATGAGTTTGGTCTTGCATTGGTCGACGTTCAAATGCCTGAAATGGATGGTTATGAAACAGTAGAACTGATGCATCAAAACCGGGAAACTGAAAACTTGCCCGTTATCTTTGTTTCCGCTGTGTGGCAGGATGATTATCATCTGATTAAGGGGATAGAGGCGGGTGCAGTTGATTTCATAGCGAAACCTATTGTGCCCGAAATTCTGAGGGGAAAGGTGCGGGCATTTCTCAAACTTTATGAACAGAGGAAAAAAATTGTAGCGGCCATGGAAGTGAAGTCGCAGTTCCTTTCAGTTGTTTCTCACGAATTAAGGACTCCTCTTACCGCCATAAAGGAAAGCATCCGCCTGGTTTACAGTGAAGTAACCGGGGAAATCAACGATGAACAAAAAATGTTTCTTGAGATTGCCAAGAGGAACGTTGACAGGCTTGCCAGATTAATTAATGACGTTCTGGATTTTCAACAGCTTGATGCGAATAAAATGAAATTTACAATGCAGGAGAATGATATTAATGAGGTTGTTTCAGACATCAACGAGACAATGTCCTCTGTGGCGGATGGAAAAGGCTTAAGGCTGGTTGTTAATCTTGATAAGACTCTTCCGAGAATTCAATTTGACAGGGATAAAATTCTACAGGTTTTAACCAATGTTATTAATAATGCTGTCAAGTTTACTGAAAAAGGCACCATTACGATCACAACAAAAGGAAGCGGGAATATCATCAGGGTGTCTGTTGAAGATACCGGACGGGGAATAAAAAAAGATGATTTGCCAAAGCTTTTCAAAGAATTTGGGCAGTTGGCAACAGGGAAGGAGAGAGAAACGGGTAGCACGGGGCTCGGACTGGTAATTTCCAGGGAGATAATTGAAAAGCATAACGGGAGAATGTGGGCAGAATCAGAATATGGCCAGGGGTCTACCTTCGTCTTTATATTGCCTGTTAATGAGCGGAGAGATGAGAGATTACTAAGCAGTTGTGTGCAAGATTAA
- the gyrA gene encoding DNA gyrase subunit A, with amino-acid sequence MIENKGNIKDIAIEDEMKDSYLIFAMSVIMSRALPDIRDGLKPSQRRILVAMNDLNLGPAAKYRKCAKICGDTTGNYHPHGEQVVYPTLVRMAQDFNFRYTLIDGQGNFGSIDGDPPAAMRYTEAKMTSVTVEMMENLKQDTVDYAPNYDETRLEPVVLPSKFPNLLCNGSSGIAVGMATSIPPHNVIEICDGIIKLIENPDVTIDELMEIIKGPDFPTGALICGKSGIREGYMTGRGTITVRAKTHIETAKSGKTSIVVTEIPYQLNRDRIIERIAEAVKNDQIKGITDVRNESDRHGSRIVIDLKKGELEEVVLNQLYKHTKLQDSYSIIMIALKDNRPQTLNLKQMLEAYIDHRKIVIQRRTRFLLARAEERLHILEGLRIALNNIDEVIQLIKSSRNTEEARSALIATFSLSEIQANAILDMRLQRLTNLEQAKIEEEYEKVCANIEELKAILADERLVLDIIREDLFEIREKYGDKRKSEIIAPIGGFEMEDLISEEEVTVIVTHEGYIKRLPLSNYRTQHRGGKGVTGADMKESDFVEHLFIASTHDYILFFTDLGKVFWQKVYGIPQLGRTTRGRAIVNILNLQKDENVTSMIPVREFDDRQLVMATQMGTIKKTILSAFGRPKKDGIIAIRLDKGDKLIGVKLTQGDQDIMLGTEKGKAIRFAGNDIRTTGRATRGVRGIKLQKSDNVVDLVTVDTDATLLTVCENGYGKRTSYSEYHVQRRGGKGVINMKTSERNGNVVAIKNVRDDDALMMMTAKGMIIRTAIKTMRTIGRNTQGVRLISLEKGDKLVSVAPALHEDKDELLPEDNDTTVEKDTDAAE; translated from the coding sequence ATGATTGAAAACAAGGGAAATATAAAAGACATTGCCATTGAAGATGAGATGAAGGATTCGTATCTGATCTTTGCAATGAGCGTGATCATGAGCAGGGCGTTGCCTGACATCCGTGATGGATTGAAACCGTCACAAAGGAGAATACTCGTTGCAATGAACGATCTTAATCTCGGGCCGGCAGCTAAATATAGAAAATGTGCGAAGATCTGCGGGGATACCACGGGTAATTATCATCCGCATGGTGAACAGGTGGTGTATCCCACTCTTGTACGGATGGCTCAAGACTTTAACTTCAGATATACCCTGATAGATGGCCAGGGTAATTTTGGTTCTATCGATGGTGATCCTCCAGCAGCAATGCGATATACTGAGGCCAAAATGACCAGTGTGACGGTTGAAATGATGGAGAATCTGAAACAGGATACAGTTGATTATGCACCCAACTATGATGAGACTCGTCTGGAACCGGTTGTCCTTCCTTCAAAGTTCCCGAATCTTCTGTGTAACGGGAGTTCCGGTATCGCGGTGGGAATGGCTACCAGCATCCCACCTCATAATGTTATTGAAATATGTGATGGAATAATAAAACTTATCGAAAATCCGGATGTTACCATTGATGAACTTATGGAGATCATAAAAGGGCCGGATTTTCCTACAGGGGCATTAATCTGTGGAAAGAGTGGTATCAGGGAAGGGTACATGACAGGGCGCGGTACAATTACGGTTCGTGCAAAAACTCACATTGAAACGGCAAAGAGCGGTAAAACGAGTATTGTGGTAACGGAAATACCCTATCAGCTTAACAGAGACAGGATAATTGAAAGAATTGCTGAGGCAGTAAAGAATGATCAAATTAAGGGGATAACAGACGTTCGGAACGAAAGTGACAGACATGGCAGCAGGATTGTCATTGACTTGAAAAAAGGCGAACTTGAAGAGGTTGTCTTGAATCAACTCTACAAACACACAAAGTTGCAGGATTCTTACAGTATCATCATGATAGCCCTGAAAGATAATCGCCCTCAGACGTTAAATCTGAAGCAGATGCTTGAAGCCTATATCGATCATCGAAAGATTGTAATTCAACGCAGGACACGTTTTTTATTAGCGCGTGCTGAAGAACGGCTCCACATACTCGAAGGGCTGAGGATAGCACTCAATAATATTGATGAGGTAATCCAGCTCATTAAATCCTCCAGAAATACCGAGGAGGCAAGGAGTGCATTGATAGCTACATTTTCTTTATCCGAGATACAGGCAAATGCAATCCTCGATATGAGGCTTCAACGTTTAACAAATCTTGAACAGGCCAAGATAGAAGAGGAATATGAAAAAGTTTGTGCGAATATAGAGGAATTAAAGGCTATTCTTGCAGATGAACGGTTGGTCTTGGATATTATCAGAGAGGATTTATTCGAAATTAGGGAGAAATACGGCGATAAGCGCAAGTCTGAAATCATAGCCCCAATTGGTGGATTTGAGATGGAAGATCTTATCTCCGAGGAAGAGGTAACGGTTATTGTAACTCACGAAGGATATATCAAGAGGTTGCCTTTAAGTAATTATCGAACACAACATCGAGGCGGAAAAGGGGTTACCGGTGCAGATATGAAGGAAAGCGATTTCGTTGAACATCTTTTCATCGCTTCCACGCACGACTATATCCTCTTCTTTACAGACTTGGGGAAAGTGTTCTGGCAAAAGGTGTATGGTATCCCGCAGCTGGGAAGAACAACAAGGGGGAGGGCAATTGTTAATATCTTAAACTTACAGAAGGATGAAAATGTTACTTCGATGATACCTGTCCGTGAGTTTGACGATAGGCAGTTGGTTATGGCAACTCAGATGGGAACGATAAAAAAGACAATTCTCAGCGCCTTTGGACGCCCCAAAAAAGATGGTATTATCGCTATCCGTCTTGATAAAGGAGATAAGCTTATTGGCGTCAAGCTAACGCAAGGTGATCAGGATATCATGCTTGGGACTGAGAAGGGGAAGGCTATACGGTTTGCAGGAAATGATATCCGGACAACGGGGAGAGCAACCCGGGGTGTAAGAGGTATTAAGCTGCAAAAAAGCGACAACGTTGTAGACCTTGTTACGGTTGATACAGATGCAACCCTCTTGACGGTGTGTGAAAATGGATACGGCAAAAGGACAAGTTATAGTGAATACCATGTGCAAAGAAGAGGTGGGAAGGGAGTCATTAACATGAAAACATCGGAGAGAAACGGAAATGTTGTAGCTATAAAGAATGTAAGGGACGACGATGCCCTTATGATGATGACGGCAAAAGGGATGATAATCAGAACAGCCATTAAGACCATGAGGACCATTGGACGCAATACGCAGGGAGTGAGACTGATATCGTTGGAAAAAGGTGACAAACTGGTGTCTGTTGCTCCTGCCCTGCATGAGGATAAAGATGAGCTGCTGCCGGAGGATAATGACACAACTGTTGAGAAGGATACGGATGCTGCAGAATAG
- a CDS encoding response regulator, with protein MEKKKILVVDDEKDLLLILEKGLSAAGYSVITADNGHDGITSARTKHPDLLILDRVLGDIQGEEVATRLRKDPKTKDIPVIFLSALLSAPNNSERYTLLNNSAILTKPYNFEDLLGVIEKYL; from the coding sequence ATGGAAAAGAAAAAAATCCTCGTTGTTGATGATGAAAAAGACCTGCTTTTAATCCTTGAAAAAGGACTATCCGCGGCAGGATATTCTGTTATTACGGCTGATAACGGACATGATGGTATCACTTCTGCAAGAACAAAACATCCTGACCTTCTGATACTTGACAGGGTACTCGGAGACATTCAGGGAGAAGAGGTTGCAACCAGGTTAAGAAAAGATCCGAAAACCAAGGATATCCCGGTAATATTTTTAAGTGCGCTATTGTCAGCACCCAATAACTCAGAGAGATACACACTGTTAAACAACAGTGCAATACTTACCAAACCATATAATTTTGAAGATTTACTCGGAGTTATAGAAAAGTACCTATAA
- a CDS encoding response regulator has translation MKKKKILIVDDERDMLTVLEKWLIVKGFDVVSAVNGTDAIQLAHSHKPDLIVLDICLPDIDGGEVAKMIKESPETENIPIIFLTALLSKDEEKKNSQVTGGNVMLAKPYSINEILTVIKTHTEKKVLSRNMSN, from the coding sequence ATGAAAAAAAAGAAGATATTGATCGTTGACGACGAAAGAGATATGCTTACAGTGCTTGAAAAGTGGCTCATAGTAAAGGGATTCGATGTGGTTTCAGCAGTAAATGGTACTGATGCCATCCAACTTGCACACTCCCATAAACCTGACCTGATTGTGCTGGACATCTGCCTTCCGGACATTGATGGTGGTGAAGTCGCCAAAATGATTAAAGAAAGTCCAGAAACAGAAAATATCCCGATCATTTTTCTCACCGCCTTACTCTCAAAGGATGAGGAAAAGAAGAACAGCCAGGTTACGGGCGGTAACGTCATGCTTGCAAAACCCTATAGCATAAATGAAATTCTAACGGTGATAAAAACCCATACTGAAAAAAAGGTTCTTTCCCGGAACATGAGCAATTAA
- a CDS encoding sigma 54-interacting transcriptional regulator translates to MQKAKTIKELKESQYKVLSVKDEIRKNLITRLRENKELFPGIIGYDHTVIPQIENAILSKHDLLLLGLRGQAKTRLLRSLTQLLDKEIPIIKGCEINDNPFHPVCKTCHDKVKEHGDYTEIVWLSRENRYREKLATPDVTVADLIGEVDIIKVAEGRYLSNETTMHFGLIPRTNRGIFAINELPDLSQKIQVSLFNILQERDIQIRGYPVRLSLDVMIVCSANPEDYTNRGRIVTPLKDRIGSVVTTHYPLTREDGIKIIEQNAWIDREDGITVVVPRFMKEITEEISHIARASQEINQSSGVSARMSICNYEVLISNAERRAIKTGEAFAVPRISDLRYICSASRGKIELDPTIDDNQNEDVIRKITREAVLKIFNQYFSIDAYQEEIKKLGNRTYFVSDVIPSEDYLKLLSQDKEIEKMIHALQNEMKNDSHGKEALASISASLIEFLLEGLHANKKLNKDMCAGKAVYKRKRIEL, encoded by the coding sequence ATGCAAAAAGCAAAAACAATAAAGGAACTCAAAGAGTCTCAATATAAGGTATTATCCGTCAAAGATGAAATCAGAAAAAACCTTATCACCCGGTTAAGGGAAAATAAAGAGTTGTTTCCCGGTATTATCGGATATGACCATACGGTTATTCCCCAGATTGAAAATGCAATCCTCTCTAAGCATGATCTTTTACTCCTTGGCCTTCGAGGGCAGGCGAAGACAAGACTTCTGCGAAGTTTAACACAACTCCTGGATAAGGAGATTCCCATCATCAAGGGGTGCGAGATAAATGATAATCCCTTCCATCCTGTTTGTAAAACATGTCATGATAAAGTTAAGGAGCATGGTGACTATACCGAAATAGTATGGTTATCCCGCGAGAACAGGTATAGAGAAAAACTAGCGACTCCTGATGTCACGGTAGCTGATTTAATTGGTGAGGTAGATATTATTAAAGTTGCTGAAGGCAGATACCTTTCAAACGAAACAACAATGCATTTCGGCCTCATCCCAAGAACGAACAGGGGTATATTTGCCATAAACGAGCTACCGGATCTTTCTCAAAAGATACAGGTAAGTTTGTTTAATATATTACAGGAAAGAGACATACAAATAAGAGGATATCCTGTCAGGCTATCACTTGATGTCATGATTGTCTGTTCTGCTAATCCTGAAGATTATACAAATAGAGGGAGAATTGTTACACCGCTTAAAGATAGAATTGGTTCGGTAGTGACAACCCATTATCCTCTGACGAGAGAAGATGGAATAAAAATTATAGAGCAGAATGCCTGGATTGATCGGGAGGATGGTATTACCGTTGTCGTACCGAGGTTTATGAAGGAAATTACTGAGGAAATTTCCCATATTGCACGGGCCAGTCAAGAGATAAACCAATCATCAGGAGTGAGCGCAAGGATGTCAATCTGTAATTATGAAGTACTCATCAGTAATGCAGAACGACGGGCAATAAAGACGGGTGAAGCGTTTGCCGTTCCAAGAATCAGCGACCTGAGATATATATGCAGCGCTTCAAGAGGGAAAATAGAACTTGATCCGACTATTGATGACAACCAGAATGAGGACGTAATTCGCAAAATAACGAGGGAGGCTGTTTTAAAGATCTTCAATCAGTATTTTTCGATTGATGCATATCAGGAAGAGATAAAAAAGCTTGGTAACAGGACCTATTTTGTTTCTGATGTCATACCTTCTGAAGACTACCTGAAGCTTTTATCTCAGGACAAAGAGATTGAAAAAATGATACATGCGTTACAAAATGAAATGAAAAACGATTCACACGGGAAAGAGGCTCTAGCGTCGATTTCTGCCTCTTTGATTGAATTCCTGCTCGAAGGTCTGCATGCAAATAAAAAGCTGAACAAGGACATGTGTGCAGGAAAAGCAGTGTATAAAAGGAAAAGGATTGAGTTGTGA